A single Paenibacillus sp. FSL R5-0517 DNA region contains:
- a CDS encoding class I SAM-dependent methyltransferase, whose product MFIIYLIPWLIAVVTLIGVISIVLVSWKNGISPMPTSGRVRQVVIQEVNRIPGYGDVLEAGSGWGTLGLDVVRHCPGKRLTGIENSVIPLWSSQIIAYLSVRLRRAKGEKHSLKGRLRFMRGDIYTSSYEHADCVICYLFPGAMTRLLDKFSRELPPGAKVISVCFALPGKEPLRTITCRDALRTKVYVYSF is encoded by the coding sequence ATGTTCATCATTTACCTGATTCCATGGCTGATTGCTGTGGTGACATTGATCGGTGTCATATCCATCGTACTTGTTAGTTGGAAAAACGGTATTTCCCCGATGCCCACATCCGGCCGCGTCAGGCAGGTGGTCATTCAAGAGGTGAACCGGATTCCCGGTTACGGGGATGTACTTGAAGCGGGTTCCGGATGGGGCACACTGGGGCTGGATGTTGTAAGGCACTGTCCTGGTAAAAGGCTGACCGGGATTGAGAATTCAGTCATTCCCTTATGGTCATCCCAAATAATTGCCTATCTCAGTGTTCGCTTACGTCGAGCGAAGGGGGAAAAGCACTCTCTCAAGGGCAGGCTGCGCTTCATGCGCGGGGATATCTACACCAGTTCCTATGAACATGCGGATTGTGTGATCTGTTATCTGTTTCCGGGAGCAATGACCCGACTTCTGGACAAATTCAGTCGGGAGCTTCCGCCGGGCGCCAAGGTGATTAGTGTCTGTTTTGCGCTCCCGGGTAAGGAACCACTACGTACGATTACATGCCGTGATGCCTTGCGTACCAAGGTGTATGTATATAGCTTTTGA
- a CDS encoding polyphosphate polymerase domain-containing protein — MAIEVFNRYESKYLLTDEQYAHFYNDLLKYMELDAYNKKHEYYSISNLYFDTPQDSLIRASLSKPKYKEKLRLRAYGIPEENAKVYLEIKKKVFGLVNKRRTALKLDEAYEFVRSGQAPELADYMNKQVVEEIKYFLRLYDLEPKVYLAYERKALFDKNSRDLRITFDTNIRSRRYDLKLEQGDYGEPLVKDGRWLMEVKAEKTVPLWLSQLLCEHGLYRTGFSKYGNEFRHLVRTTNLNYQSERILVPGTDFNPSIEQEQDKTIIERERVLYA, encoded by the coding sequence ATGGCAATTGAAGTATTCAACCGATATGAGAGCAAATACCTTCTGACGGATGAACAGTACGCCCATTTCTACAACGACCTGCTGAAATACATGGAGCTGGATGCCTACAACAAGAAACATGAATACTACTCCATCAGTAACCTGTACTTCGACACTCCACAGGATTCCCTAATTCGCGCCAGTCTCTCCAAACCAAAATACAAGGAGAAGCTGAGACTGCGGGCATATGGAATACCTGAAGAGAATGCCAAAGTGTATCTGGAGATCAAAAAGAAAGTCTTTGGCCTGGTGAACAAGCGCAGAACCGCCTTGAAGCTGGATGAAGCGTACGAATTCGTTCGTTCAGGACAGGCACCGGAGCTGGCAGATTATATGAACAAACAGGTTGTGGAAGAGATCAAATACTTCCTTCGCCTCTACGATCTTGAACCGAAAGTGTATCTGGCGTATGAACGCAAAGCACTCTTCGACAAGAACAGCCGGGATCTCCGCATTACCTTTGACACCAACATTCGCAGCCGCAGATACGATCTGAAGCTGGAACAAGGAGATTACGGTGAACCGCTCGTGAAGGACGGAAGGTGGCTGATGGAAGTGAAAGCCGAGAAAACCGTTCCGCTGTGGCTGTCGCAACTGCTCTGTGAGCATGGTCTCTACCGCACTGGATTCTCCAAATACGGCAACGAGTTCAGACATCTGGTGAGAACAACCAACCTGAATTACCAGTCGGAGCGCATTCTTGTACCAGGTACTGACTTCAACCCATCCATAGAACAAGAACAAGATAAAACGATTATAGAAAGAGAGCGTGTCCTATATGCTTGA
- a CDS encoding carbohydrate-binding domain-containing protein, with product MKKNVITGSKLWSIAMITSLLAACSSPATTSTTANAATSTTGTTKTVSVSEQTSVKYADLVSLDADDTNISWSEADSTAIKLNGTTATVTGSGAKAANGSVTITEAGTYVLSGELTDGQIVVNVADKGTVHLVLNGATIHDNDSAAIYIQKAGKAVITLEKGTKNTVSDGKTYVYADATTDEPDAAIFSKADLTFNGAGQLTVTGNYNEGITSKDDLKIISGNISVKAADDGIKGKDMVAIQAGTITIEAEGDGIKSTNDTDTTKGFVAIAGGTFDIQSGNDGIQAETALVTDGGTYNIVTAGGSANAPAKVEEGPFGGGGGGWGGGTPPTDMGTPPDGEPPADMPEMPNNSGNAGTNTNGAAASSSANTTATTDSDADADTATTATESTSAKALKAGTDLTVNGGTYTIDSMDDSLHSNNNVTVNDGTFNIESGDDGIHADQELTINGGTITIAKSYEGLEGAIITLNDGDVDVTASDDGVNAAGGETETAANTAASTDSATTATDATTTSNISVTETTGTTSTTDQASQGTATTQQGRGPGGMGAASNNEFHINGGTLTVNAGGDGLDSNGSITMTGGTVIVNGPTDNGNGALDYDGTFVISGGYLVAAGSSGMAQGTSDASTQNTIVMTFPETQKAGTLVHVQDSEGNNILTFAPAKDYQTVVVSSPDLAKDGSYVIYSGGTSTGKAVDGLYTDGTYSGGTKVVAFQSTSNVTWVNESGVTTANTGMGGPGGGRGQGGFGGGRNRSQSGTTSDSTGTTDSAK from the coding sequence ATGAAGAAAAACGTGATAACAGGCAGCAAACTTTGGTCTATCGCCATGATTACCAGCCTACTCGCCGCATGCAGTTCACCTGCAACCACAAGCACAACCGCCAATGCCGCAACGTCAACGACAGGAACAACCAAAACGGTATCGGTCAGCGAGCAAACCTCTGTGAAATATGCAGATCTGGTCTCTCTGGATGCTGACGATACCAACATTAGCTGGAGCGAGGCAGATTCCACAGCGATTAAGTTGAACGGCACAACGGCAACGGTAACCGGTTCGGGCGCCAAAGCAGCCAATGGCTCAGTAACAATTACGGAAGCAGGTACTTATGTACTTAGCGGTGAGCTAACCGACGGTCAGATCGTGGTCAACGTTGCCGATAAGGGTACCGTACATCTCGTATTAAACGGAGCTACGATCCATGATAATGACAGTGCAGCGATCTATATTCAGAAGGCCGGTAAAGCGGTAATTACGCTCGAAAAAGGAACCAAGAATACCGTATCGGATGGTAAAACGTATGTGTACGCTGACGCTACAACAGACGAGCCGGATGCTGCAATCTTCAGCAAAGCGGATCTTACGTTCAACGGTGCAGGTCAATTGACCGTCACAGGTAACTATAATGAAGGGATTACGAGCAAGGATGATCTGAAGATCATTAGCGGTAACATCAGCGTCAAAGCAGCCGATGACGGCATCAAAGGTAAAGACATGGTCGCCATTCAAGCGGGTACGATTACCATTGAAGCCGAAGGCGACGGTATCAAATCCACCAATGACACGGATACCACCAAAGGTTTCGTTGCCATCGCAGGAGGTACCTTCGATATTCAAAGTGGTAACGACGGTATTCAGGCCGAAACCGCACTTGTTACGGATGGCGGCACATACAACATTGTGACTGCTGGCGGTAGCGCCAATGCTCCAGCCAAAGTCGAAGAAGGTCCATTTGGTGGCGGTGGCGGCGGATGGGGTGGCGGAACACCTCCAACCGATATGGGCACACCACCGGATGGCGAACCTCCTGCAGATATGCCGGAGATGCCTAATAACAGCGGCAATGCAGGTACTAATACAAACGGTGCAGCAGCATCCAGCTCTGCCAACACAACAGCAACAACCGATAGCGATGCCGATGCGGACACTGCAACAACAGCAACCGAGTCCACAAGTGCCAAAGCACTGAAAGCAGGTACAGACCTTACGGTGAATGGCGGTACGTATACCATTGATTCCATGGATGATTCCCTGCACAGCAACAATAACGTGACAGTCAACGACGGAACATTCAACATTGAATCCGGTGATGATGGCATTCATGCCGATCAGGAACTGACGATTAACGGTGGCACCATCACCATTGCGAAGAGCTATGAAGGACTTGAAGGAGCAATCATCACCCTGAACGATGGGGATGTGGATGTAACGGCATCCGATGATGGCGTCAATGCTGCAGGTGGCGAGACGGAAACAGCTGCAAATACAGCGGCAAGTACAGATAGCGCTACTACAGCAACCGATGCAACAACGACATCCAACATCTCTGTAACCGAAACGACAGGTACAACATCGACTACCGATCAAGCATCCCAAGGTACAGCTACCACTCAGCAAGGACGTGGACCGGGCGGAATGGGAGCAGCGAGTAATAACGAGTTCCACATTAACGGCGGTACACTTACCGTGAACGCAGGTGGTGACGGACTGGATTCCAATGGTTCCATTACCATGACTGGTGGTACAGTTATTGTGAATGGACCAACGGATAACGGTAACGGAGCATTGGATTATGACGGTACATTTGTAATCAGCGGTGGATACCTCGTGGCTGCCGGAAGCTCTGGTATGGCACAAGGAACATCCGATGCGTCTACGCAAAATACCATTGTAATGACGTTCCCTGAAACGCAAAAAGCTGGAACACTTGTCCATGTACAAGACAGCGAAGGCAATAACATTCTGACGTTTGCTCCGGCAAAAGATTATCAAACTGTGGTTGTCAGCTCACCGGATCTTGCAAAAGATGGTTCATACGTGATTTACTCCGGTGGTACGTCTACAGGTAAAGCGGTGGATGGGCTCTACACAGACGGTACTTACAGTGGTGGAACCAAGGTAGTTGCATTCCAATCGACCAGTAATGTGACTTGGGTGAATGAATCTGGTGTGACCACAGCCAATACAGGTATGGGTGGTCCAGGAGGAGGTCGTGGTCAAGGCGGCTTCGGAGGCGGCAGAAACAGATCCCAATCCGGTACAACATCCGACAGCACAGGCACTACCGATTCTGCAAAATAA
- a CDS encoding LCP family protein, whose amino-acid sequence MMENSAAHLTRRKPKKPKKKWKKPLIITLSVLLVLGGLGFIYQKQLVVFAFNMFASGTVKEALDDSFKPAGDKDAPVVEHTDPFSLLLLGIDQRDNEPSRSDTIIYSVVRPEDNKVLLLSIPRDSYTEIVGRDVKSKINSAYAHGEAKMAMDTVENLLGNKVDFYAAINFNGLKDIVDAVGGVELPIKKNIENKSKAHEKLFVEANKPIYSGEEALGYVRYREDSDFNRTMRHRIFLSAFMNRALEVKNLTKIPDVIQIAGSNFTTNMTSDFIVKFAESLYMKDNAPTISNYMLKGDGAMRSGTWYYDLSEDDLQYVRGMIASWLDPDATEIIEPETADQTDTPDAA is encoded by the coding sequence ATGATGGAAAACAGTGCTGCACATTTAACAAGACGGAAGCCGAAGAAACCGAAGAAGAAATGGAAGAAGCCATTAATCATCACCCTAAGTGTGCTGCTTGTGCTCGGAGGACTTGGATTTATTTATCAAAAGCAACTCGTCGTGTTTGCCTTTAATATGTTCGCCTCCGGTACGGTGAAGGAAGCCTTGGATGACTCCTTTAAACCAGCTGGCGATAAGGATGCCCCTGTCGTGGAACATACGGACCCATTCTCGCTGTTGTTGCTCGGTATTGATCAACGCGATAACGAACCAAGCCGTTCGGATACGATCATCTATTCCGTCGTGCGTCCAGAAGACAATAAAGTGCTGCTGCTGTCCATTCCACGTGATTCCTATACCGAGATTGTCGGGCGGGATGTGAAGTCGAAGATTAACTCAGCGTACGCCCACGGTGAAGCCAAGATGGCGATGGATACGGTGGAGAATTTGCTCGGGAACAAAGTGGATTTCTATGCCGCGATTAATTTTAATGGGCTCAAGGATATTGTTGATGCGGTGGGTGGTGTTGAACTGCCGATCAAGAAAAACATCGAGAACAAATCAAAAGCGCATGAGAAACTGTTCGTTGAAGCCAACAAACCGATCTATAGCGGCGAAGAAGCGCTTGGTTATGTGCGTTACCGGGAAGATTCCGATTTCAATCGGACGATGCGTCACCGGATTTTCCTAAGTGCCTTCATGAATCGTGCGCTGGAGGTCAAAAATCTGACCAAGATCCCGGACGTCATCCAGATTGCCGGATCGAATTTTACAACCAACATGACTTCGGACTTCATCGTGAAGTTTGCCGAGTCCTTATATATGAAAGACAATGCACCCACGATCAGCAACTATATGCTGAAGGGTGATGGCGCGATGCGCAGTGGTACATGGTACTATGACCTGTCAGAGGACGATCTGCAATATGTGCGTGGCATGATCGCCAGTTGGCTGGACCCGGATGCGACCGAGATTATTGAACCGGAAACAGCGGATCAGACAGATACACCGGATGCAGCCTAA
- a CDS encoding DUF2339 domain-containing protein — MKEFKDRLEQVQEQQKQLAKEYHALLQEYQSDDLIVKNEQLQEQYEAQKFKLHQLELRSRKMEEENARLRMALSEQMLDEKLNLIRVSREKMETYFQGKTAVHNDRVAFHEHRTKSNLNALYNQAAQELQEDSQQMKERIAYLAAEVKERIESHKRAVWEREEALRGHMEHGYEQMAEEGLSEETIQRRIKQNRMEMKIGLSWINKVAILLLILGVGAAFQYSYSTWFNDEMKSGAFFLLGALMLAGGEWLFRRKKQTFAMGLLGGGISVLFGSIFYSYFLLHIIGLYTGLALSVLVSAISVLLSLRYQSKTICSLGLVGGYLPLFSYMFSFGLEGTAVYVAMIYLLLLNGIIVFISFGKRWPVVHYISFLFNTPSMLILLWLSPSEKIGMLYSIVTFALYLGITLAYPFKHRMKLTWWDFALLAMNTTISCLMLYVLFDVADWNDAQGLLALIFCLVYLGLARFVQRNMAQEKQTILLFYITSLTFAILIIPFQFGAKWLSMGWLIEGVLLVTLGHLKRFKSVERAGWGIVLLCLITFVYYDLLTLFFIGERSYFMLKYSSITLGTLLITLYYAWAVHSNLSARERFNYSPLELGFLNGFKYVTLANLWLYVLYESNELYTRAVDGTFLLYMFYKLLMFAALTIALAYGLSKVKLLRDPYVQMYTTFLHAIGCCIALAVTLTMPALQPEVQQHTAAEIVGLLVLIIFNVGVFFAGRDLLIAGIRRQFKSIEWYPVIAGVYLLGVITVFLTIQFQWGDVGLMFSLIYLLLAILYIAYGFRRKYVMIRRLGLGLTLFATGKMVFYDVGMLTSGSKIFAYFSFGVLLLGISYLYQKVSSRMEEIQSRETAKPDDEPTMPKDEQD; from the coding sequence ATGAAGGAGTTTAAGGATCGACTTGAACAGGTTCAGGAGCAGCAGAAACAGCTGGCGAAGGAGTATCACGCCTTGCTCCAGGAATACCAGTCCGATGACCTAATCGTTAAGAATGAACAGTTACAGGAACAGTATGAAGCCCAGAAGTTCAAGCTGCACCAGCTTGAACTTCGCTCGCGCAAGATGGAAGAAGAGAATGCACGTCTTCGCATGGCGTTATCTGAACAGATGTTGGATGAGAAGCTTAATCTGATCCGGGTATCGCGGGAGAAGATGGAGACGTATTTTCAAGGAAAAACGGCGGTACATAATGATCGAGTTGCCTTCCATGAACATCGAACCAAGTCCAACCTGAACGCGCTGTACAACCAGGCAGCACAGGAGTTACAAGAGGATTCCCAACAAATGAAGGAGAGGATTGCTTACCTGGCGGCAGAGGTGAAGGAGCGCATTGAATCACACAAGCGAGCCGTATGGGAACGAGAAGAGGCTCTACGTGGGCATATGGAACATGGATATGAGCAGATGGCGGAGGAGGGATTGAGCGAAGAGACCATTCAGCGCCGGATCAAGCAGAATCGCATGGAGATGAAGATTGGGCTTAGCTGGATCAACAAAGTAGCCATCCTGCTCCTCATTCTGGGGGTTGGAGCAGCGTTCCAATACTCGTACTCGACCTGGTTTAATGACGAGATGAAGAGCGGAGCCTTTTTCCTGCTGGGTGCTCTAATGCTCGCTGGAGGAGAGTGGCTGTTCCGCCGCAAAAAGCAGACGTTTGCAATGGGGCTGCTAGGGGGCGGGATCTCCGTGTTATTCGGGTCAATCTTCTATAGCTACTTTTTACTGCATATTATCGGGTTATATACGGGACTTGCCCTGTCTGTATTGGTATCGGCAATCTCCGTATTGTTGTCCCTAAGGTATCAGTCGAAGACCATCTGTTCACTCGGTCTGGTGGGCGGATATCTCCCGCTATTCTCCTATATGTTCTCGTTCGGGCTTGAGGGTACTGCTGTCTATGTAGCCATGATCTATCTGCTGCTCTTAAACGGCATTATTGTGTTCATATCATTCGGCAAACGATGGCCGGTAGTGCACTATATCAGTTTCCTGTTCAACACACCATCCATGCTTATCCTCTTGTGGCTGTCGCCAAGTGAGAAGATTGGCATGTTGTATTCCATTGTGACGTTTGCATTATATCTGGGCATTACACTGGCATATCCGTTCAAACATCGGATGAAGTTAACCTGGTGGGATTTCGCTCTGCTTGCTATGAATACGACCATCAGTTGCCTAATGTTATACGTGTTATTTGATGTGGCAGATTGGAATGATGCTCAGGGCTTGTTGGCATTAATCTTCTGCCTGGTATATCTGGGTCTCGCACGATTCGTTCAGCGCAATATGGCTCAGGAGAAACAGACCATTCTGCTCTTCTATATCACTTCCCTGACCTTTGCCATTCTAATTATTCCGTTCCAGTTCGGTGCCAAGTGGTTATCGATGGGCTGGTTAATTGAAGGGGTTCTGCTGGTTACGCTTGGACATCTGAAACGGTTCAAGTCGGTGGAGCGAGCCGGATGGGGTATTGTGCTGCTATGTCTAATCACTTTCGTGTATTATGACCTGCTCACGCTATTCTTCATCGGGGAACGTTCTTACTTCATGTTAAAATACTCCAGCATCACGCTGGGGACCCTGCTGATTACACTTTATTATGCCTGGGCAGTTCACAGCAACTTATCTGCCAGGGAGAGATTCAACTATAGCCCGCTGGAGCTGGGCTTCCTGAACGGATTCAAGTATGTGACACTCGCCAATCTGTGGTTATACGTGCTGTATGAATCGAATGAATTGTATACCAGAGCTGTGGATGGAACGTTCCTGTTATACATGTTCTACAAGCTACTCATGTTTGCAGCGCTGACCATTGCATTGGCCTATGGATTGAGTAAAGTGAAGTTGTTGCGTGATCCATACGTACAGATGTATACCACTTTCCTGCATGCCATTGGTTGCTGTATTGCACTGGCTGTCACCTTAACCATGCCAGCGCTTCAGCCGGAAGTTCAGCAGCATACAGCGGCAGAGATTGTGGGTTTGCTGGTGCTAATCATCTTTAACGTAGGGGTGTTCTTTGCAGGAAGGGATCTGCTGATTGCAGGCATCCGCAGGCAGTTCAAGAGCATTGAATGGTACCCGGTTATCGCAGGGGTATATCTGCTAGGGGTCATCACCGTATTCCTGACGATCCAGTTCCAGTGGGGTGATGTGGGGCTGATGTTCAGCCTGATCTATCTGCTGCTCGCGATTCTCTATATTGCCTATGGATTCCGTAGAAAATATGTCATGATTCGGCGTCTGGGTCTTGGCCTAACGTTGTTCGCTACAGGTAAAATGGTGTTCTACGATGTGGGTATGCTCACCTCGGGCAGCAAAATCTTTGCCTATTTCAGCTTCGGTGTGCTGCTGCTTGGCATCTCTTACTTGTATCAGAAGGTGTCGAGTCGGATGGAGGAAATTCAGTCCAGAGAGACAGCGAAGCCTGACGACGAACCGACTATGCCGAAGGATGAACAAGATTGA
- a CDS encoding HAMP domain-containing sensor histidine kinase yields MFNKLRNRFLIVNLVSISIMMLVAFATIYTITYQNVQRETNMELYKVSDFYHSPYNSSKMPRGEGGGMGTGSGSGASTGASGSDSLPSNAMSGNNEGPGGDPNAPPARSISFMIKTDDQWKITDTQSRFDMEDTFYTEALQKVDQNKVGNSERQTGQFALDGTDWAYVVDPSGDGHMIVFIDVTAQQGILTNLIYTFAVVGLIMLIGIYFLSRYFANRSIAPVREAFEKQKQFIGDASHELKTPLAIINTNADVLLANQEDTIANQAKWLHYIKSETERMTGLTNDLLYLTQMDDSRSTMIHAKFNMSDAVESIILPMEAVIFEKNISLDYNIEPNLTVHGNIEQIKQVILILLDNAVKYSGPRGSVNVTLQKQNNDVMLAVSNTGEGIAPEHLDRIFDRFYRTDSSRARTHGGHGLGLAIARSIVDQHKGELYARSVVGEGATFYVRLS; encoded by the coding sequence ATGTTTAATAAACTCCGGAATCGATTCCTGATCGTGAATCTGGTGTCCATATCGATTATGATGCTGGTGGCATTTGCGACGATCTATACGATTACGTATCAGAATGTGCAACGGGAGACAAATATGGAGTTGTACAAGGTTTCTGATTTCTATCATAGTCCTTATAATTCATCCAAGATGCCGCGCGGGGAAGGTGGGGGGATGGGGACGGGGTCTGGATCAGGCGCTAGTACAGGTGCTTCCGGTTCAGATTCGCTACCTTCCAATGCCATGAGTGGTAACAATGAAGGACCCGGTGGAGACCCCAATGCACCTCCGGCGCGTTCCATTTCATTCATGATCAAAACGGATGACCAGTGGAAGATTACGGATACGCAATCCCGATTTGATATGGAAGATACGTTCTACACCGAGGCGTTGCAAAAGGTTGACCAGAATAAAGTTGGTAATTCGGAACGGCAGACTGGACAATTTGCACTGGATGGAACGGACTGGGCCTATGTAGTTGATCCGAGCGGTGATGGCCATATGATCGTATTCATTGATGTGACGGCACAACAGGGTATTCTGACCAATCTGATCTATACATTTGCTGTTGTTGGATTAATCATGTTGATTGGAATATACTTCCTGAGCCGTTATTTTGCGAATCGCTCCATTGCGCCGGTTAGAGAAGCATTTGAGAAACAAAAACAATTCATCGGCGATGCTTCACATGAGCTGAAGACCCCTCTGGCGATCATCAATACCAATGCTGACGTGCTGCTTGCAAATCAGGAGGATACCATAGCGAACCAGGCGAAGTGGCTTCACTATATCAAGTCGGAAACCGAGCGCATGACCGGACTTACGAATGATCTGCTCTATCTGACACAGATGGACGACTCGCGCTCGACGATGATTCATGCGAAGTTTAATATGAGCGATGCGGTAGAGAGTATTATTTTGCCAATGGAAGCCGTTATTTTTGAGAAAAACATCTCCCTTGATTACAACATTGAGCCGAATCTTACGGTTCATGGGAACATTGAGCAGATCAAACAGGTCATTCTGATCCTGCTCGATAATGCGGTGAAGTATTCCGGGCCCAGAGGGTCCGTAAACGTTACGCTCCAGAAACAGAATAATGATGTCATGCTGGCCGTGTCCAATACAGGTGAAGGCATTGCACCCGAACATCTGGATCGGATCTTCGATCGATTCTATCGTACGGATTCTTCCAGAGCCCGCACACATGGTGGACACGGTCTGGGACTGGCGATTGCTCGGTCCATTGTGGATCAGCACAAAGGAGAGCTATACGCCAGAAGTGTGGTCGGAGAGGGCGCTACATTTTACGTACGGTTGTCGTAG
- a CDS encoding FHA domain-containing protein — MRETAKIVIRTPGQESDGSFAYVSQGRSITVGRYTGGSELDLSVYNQMISKRHCRIHYDVQQQLWIEDLDSKNGTELNGQRLVPYEKYPFGEGDSLTLVNGLIQLRAEGDLGETREYRVSDLLGEGVRLQDHLQTVQIGEVEIPLSKKEYQLFKLLYSELDHFVTREQIVAQVWPERSMLESEAVGIDEINSLIYRTNRKLGVHFTIKSVYKKGVYMKSHVPD; from the coding sequence ATGCGGGAGACGGCAAAAATCGTCATTCGTACGCCAGGACAGGAAAGTGACGGCTCGTTCGCTTATGTAAGCCAGGGTCGCTCCATTACGGTGGGACGTTATACAGGCGGTAGTGAATTGGACTTGTCTGTTTATAATCAGATGATATCGAAGCGGCATTGCCGCATTCATTATGATGTACAGCAACAGTTATGGATTGAGGATCTGGATAGCAAAAATGGAACCGAACTGAATGGGCAGCGTCTCGTTCCCTATGAGAAATATCCATTTGGCGAAGGAGACAGCCTGACGCTCGTCAACGGTTTGATCCAGCTTCGCGCTGAAGGGGATCTTGGAGAGACGAGGGAGTATCGTGTGTCGGATCTGCTGGGTGAGGGTGTACGCTTGCAGGATCACCTGCAAACGGTGCAGATTGGAGAGGTGGAAATTCCATTATCCAAGAAGGAATATCAGCTGTTCAAGCTGTTGTACAGCGAACTTGACCACTTTGTGACAAGGGAACAGATTGTGGCTCAGGTGTGGCCGGAGCGGAGCATGCTGGAGAGTGAAGCGGTAGGGATTGACGAGATTAACTCGCTCATCTATCGGACGAATCGCAAGCTGGGTGTACACTTTACCATCAAGTCTGTTTATAAAAAGGGTGTATATATGAAGTCTCATGTGCCGGATTGA
- a CDS encoding response regulator transcription factor has translation MRILIAEDEVHLAEAVSQILKKNNYSVDMVHDGRSGFDYAQSGIYDLLLLDIMMPEMDGITVLKKLRSEGNHTPVILLTAKGELSDKVTGLDYGADDYIAKPFATEELLARIRAALRRKGEVVPEDGLKFGDMELNTTQLKLSVQGKEIKLNLKENELLELLITRKQAITSKEQIIEKLWGFDSEVEYNNVEVYISFLRKKLTFLNSAVRINTIRGVGYVLEVTS, from the coding sequence ATGAGAATATTAATTGCGGAAGATGAGGTTCATTTGGCAGAGGCAGTATCTCAGATTTTGAAAAAAAACAACTACTCCGTGGACATGGTCCACGACGGCAGATCAGGATTTGATTATGCGCAGAGCGGTATTTATGACCTGTTACTGCTCGACATCATGATGCCAGAGATGGACGGAATCACCGTCCTGAAGAAACTTCGCAGTGAAGGCAATCATACGCCTGTCATTCTGCTTACGGCCAAAGGTGAATTATCGGACAAGGTCACAGGCCTCGATTATGGTGCCGATGATTATATCGCCAAGCCCTTCGCCACAGAGGAATTGCTGGCCCGAATTCGTGCAGCCTTAAGACGGAAGGGCGAAGTGGTTCCGGAGGACGGACTGAAATTCGGCGACATGGAGCTGAACACAACTCAGTTGAAGCTGAGCGTTCAGGGGAAGGAGATCAAGCTGAATCTGAAGGAGAATGAACTGCTGGAGCTGTTGATTACGCGCAAACAGGCGATTACCTCCAAAGAGCAGATTATTGAGAAGTTGTGGGGATTCGATTCGGAAGTGGAGTATAACAATGTGGAGGTGTACATCTCGTTTTTACGCAAAAAATTAACGTTCCTGAACTCGGCTGTCCGCATTAACACGATTCGGGGTGTGGGGTATGTGCTTGAGGTGACGTCCTGA
- a CDS encoding DUF4956 domain-containing protein yields the protein MLDSLFSSALTDTDLTFSNAVITIGLAIILGLIISLTYMKTNQATYSQSFTLTMVVLPVIVAIIILLIGSNIARAFSLAGAFSIIRFRSAPGDPKDIAYVLFTMASGLACGVGAFGYAVLFTIILCVLMFVLSRFNFGGKKSQLKTLKVTIPENLSYEEALNEVFHTFNVPFDLKKIRTTELGSLYELVYSVTIHESVSQKEFLDAIRTRNGNLDISLTMSPTTEY from the coding sequence ATGCTTGATTCACTATTCAGTTCAGCCCTAACCGATACCGATTTAACATTCAGTAATGCAGTCATCACCATTGGTCTTGCCATCATTCTGGGATTAATCATCAGCCTCACGTACATGAAGACCAACCAAGCCACATACTCCCAGAGCTTCACCCTAACGATGGTGGTCCTGCCCGTCATTGTCGCCATCATCATCCTGCTCATCGGCAGCAACATTGCTCGAGCATTCAGCTTGGCAGGTGCCTTCTCGATCATTCGTTTCCGCAGTGCACCTGGTGATCCAAAGGATATTGCTTATGTGTTGTTCACGATGGCTTCCGGTCTTGCCTGCGGTGTAGGTGCTTTTGGATACGCAGTGCTGTTCACGATTATCCTGTGTGTGCTGATGTTTGTCCTGAGTCGCTTCAACTTCGGCGGCAAGAAGAGTCAGCTGAAAACACTGAAAGTCACCATTCCTGAGAATTTGAGCTATGAAGAAGCGCTTAACGAAGTGTTCCATACATTTAATGTACCTTTTGACCTGAAAAAGATCAGAACGACCGAGCTCGGCAGTCTGTATGAGCTGGTTTACAGTGTAACCATTCACGAAAGTGTTAGCCAAAAGGAATTCCTTGATGCCATCCGCACACGGAACGGCAACCTGGATATCTCGTTAACCATGAGTCCAACAACGGAATATTAA